Proteins co-encoded in one Artemia franciscana chromosome 10, ASM3288406v1, whole genome shotgun sequence genomic window:
- the LOC136032372 gene encoding protein phosphatase 1 regulatory subunit 3C-like, whose amino-acid sequence MTLLKGAGMLNRSKLKKQVMFADDKGKPLAQIRIMTESSGCPPKWNSAFLAQVTHGFSLQASSDVWELEFVQPAADYFGFKKRLESQNVCLESVLVNDAASKVTGTLKVKNISFHKEVNIRLTFDNWKSYRDCQATYVPVPTFTDNPHFLDTFCFSFDICKNVPVDKLDFCIQFKCEGMEFWDNNQGKNYTIRKVMQRRRETPPNANFKKRKRPNNHVTCNDPLMMNLEFWSEFASWINLDIAAPYW is encoded by the coding sequence ATGACTTTGCTAAAGGGCGCTGGGATGCTAAACCGTTCAAAATTGAAGAAACAAGTTATGTTCGCCGATGATAAGGGTAAGCCACTCGCACAGATCAGGATAATGACAGAGTCATCTGGTTGTCCCCCAAAATGGAACTCTGCCTTTTTAGCACAGGTCACACATGGATTTTCACTTCAGGCATCATCCGATGTTTGGGAGCTTGAGTTTGTCCAACCTGCCGCCGACTATTTTGGCTTCAAAAAAAGACTGGAATCACAAAATGTCTGTTTAGAAAGTGTGCTTGTGAACGACGCTGCATCGAAGGTCACTGGGACtctaaaagtgaaaaatatatcCTTCCACAAGGAGGTGAATATCCGTCTAACATTCGATAATTGGAAGTCATACAGGGACTGTCAAGCAACATATGTGCCAGTTCCAACTTTTACAGATAATCCTCACTTCCTTGACACGTTCtgtttcagttttgatatttgTAAGAATGTCCCAGTAGATAAATTGGATTTTTGCATTCAGTTCAAATGTGAAGGAATGGAATTCTGGGATAATAATCAAGGGAAAAATTATACAATAAGGAAGGTTATGCAAAGGAGACGGGAAACCCCACCTAATGCTAACTTTAAGAAGCGAAAAAGACCCAATAATCACGTAACCTGTAATGACCCCCTCATGAtgaatttagaattttggtcCGAGTTTGCTAGCTGGATTAATCTCGatattgctgctccttactgGTAA